The Flavobacterium sp. M31R6 nucleotide sequence CTGATATGGGGATTGATGCAATAGAGATTGCGGCGATAAACAAAAACAGTGATTATTTTAATGAATATGAATTTGAAGATGTAAAAACGCATAACGAATCCATCTATGATAAATACCGTAGTTCTGTTGCCAAAAGGATTGAACATGTTGTTGAACAATGCACTAGGGTTAATAAAACAGTAAAAAAGAGCTTGACCAATAATTGTTTCCCTATAGTTTTATCTGGAGATCATTCTTCGGCTTTGGGAACCATTAGTGGTATAAAAGCTGCTTATCCAGAGCAAACAGTTGGTGTTATATGGATTGATGCACATGCCGATTTGCATTCGCCATACACAACACCATCTGGGAATATTCATGGAATGCCATTGGCTGCCGTGCTTGGTGACGATAATTTAGACTGTCAAGTCAATGACGTAGCCAAAGATACCCAAGAACATTGGGACGAAATGAAAAATATTGGTATTGATGGTCCAAAAGTATTGGCTGAAAATTTAATTTATTTTGGTGTTCGCGATACTGAGGAAGCAGAAGATAAGCAAATCGAAAAACTGCATATTCGAAACTATAAAGTAGATGAGGTTCGTTATAGAGGATTAGAGATCTGTGTTGGTGAAGCTTTGGCTAAATTGGCTCACTGCGACGTATTGTATATTTCATTTGATGTAGATTCGATGGATTGTGATTTGATTTCGTTTGGGACAGGAACTCCTGTTTCAAGAGGATTTGATCAATATGAGATTATTGACATTATCAACAAAATTATTGAATCTAAGAAAGTAGTTTGTATTGAAGTAGTTGAGGTAAATCCGCTTTTGGATACTAAAGGTAACAAAATGGCCGAAACCGCTTTTCAGGTTTTGGAAGCGATAACAGCTACTCTTGTTTTGCCTATTGAATAATTAGTTTAAGAGTAAGAATTTGCCCAAAATCTCAAGTTTTGGGCTTTTTTTTGTCTAATAGTTAAAAGTGGTTCTTTTTTAGAAAATAATAAGCAAATTTATTTTTGTCAATATTTTAAATACTTATATTTGTATAAGTATTAATACTTAGTTATTTCGAAAATAGTACCATTTATACCTTGAGATCATGATACAAATAAATAAGCCAAAGTTAACAATAGTAGGAGCTGGACCAGGTGATGTTGAATTGATTACCCTTAAAGCGATAAAAGCATTAGAAGAAGCTGATGTTGTTTTGTATGATGCCTTGGTCAATGAAGAGTTATTGCAGTATGCCAAACATGCTGAAATTATATTCGTGGGAAAACGTTTTGGTTGTCATGCGTACAGCCAAGATCAAATTAACGATCTGATTGTGTCAATGGCCAAAAAGTATGGTCATGTGGTTCGCTTAAAAGGGGGAGACCCTTTTGTTTTTGGAAGAGGAAGCGAAGAAATAGATTTTGCTTTGCAATTTGGTATTGAAACTGCCATTGTTCCTGGAATATCATCTGCATTGGGTGTACCGGCTTCCAACGGAATTAGTTTGACACAAAGAAAGGTAGCTGAAAGTTTTTGGGTAATTACCGGAACAACTTCTGATCATAAATTGTCTAAAGATGTTGCCTTGGCTTCACAATCTTCTGCTACTGTTGTTATATTGATGGGAATGAATAAACTGAATGAAATTGTTGCTTTGTACCAAAACAATAGAACAGACGATTTGCCAGTTGCGATTATTCAAAACGGAACCCAAAAATCTCAAAAGAAAGTTATAGGGACAATCAGTACTATTGAAGGCTTAGTTAAAAAGAACGAAATTGCTTCACCGGCGATTATTGTAATAGGAGAAGTGGTTAAAAATGCTTCGGCGTTGACTTCGTATGTGAAAGCAGAAATGCTTTCGGATGCATTTTTGGAAGAAGAATTTATTTTACAAAATTTAAATGTTTTCGAATGATTGTAATAAAGTATTTTGGTGCTTTGGTAGAACGTACCAGATGCCGTGGTGAAAAAATAGATTTTTCGGATTTGCCGTTAAGTAAATTATTAATCGAATTGGAAATGAAATACCAACTTGGACAATTTCCTTTTAGTGTGGCAGTAAATCAAAAAATAATAGATAAAGTCAACAATCAAATTCTGAAAAATAATGATATTGTGGCTTTATTGCCTCCTTTTGTTGGAACATAATTGTTTTTTATAAATGATGGCAAAAAGGTAGGGTGCTAACCCTTAGCCCCGATAGAAGTGAAAATCCTCTCTCGTTTTTAGAACGAGAGAGATTGAAACGAATAGCGGGAACAATGCCTCCAAAAATGCCAAATCTTTCTGCTTCAAAATCAGAATTGAATTCAGGTGAAAACACCTAAATCATTACTCTTTTTTACAAATAAAAAACTACTTTTGGTTTTACTAACCTGTATTTGTAAAAATAAAATATGAGAAAAATTATTGTAAGCGGATTTGTTTTGAGTCTGTGTATTAGTGCGCATGGACAATCGATTGATAAAATTATTACTTCCAGCGAAGTGACGCGAATTGAGAAAGTACTTGCTGCGGATGATATGCAGGGGAGAAGAACTTTTACTCCCGGTATTGATAAAGCATCGGCTTTTATTGAATCTGAATTTAAAAAAGCAGGATTGCAAACCTTTATGGGAGCAGCCAATTTTAGACAAGAGTTTGCTATGACGGAGTCTAAAGCAATTGCATCCAAAATAATCATTGATGGAAAAGAAATCGATAATTCAAAGGCCGTTACATTTTCATACCAACCCCAAGTTTCTTTAACGGAGAAAAGCGATATAACCGTTGTGAGAATTAACAAAGGAGATAATCTAGGTCAAAAATTTAATGAGTATTACAACGGAACCAAAAGTTATTTGGTACTGGTTGATGCTTCTTTTGACAAGGTGTTGCCAAATATTCAGCATATTGATAGAATTAAGGCTAATCCAGAAAATAATACGGTTTTGTTCGTTTTTGGAGTTCCAGAGGCGACTACTTTTTCAATCGAACTAAGCAATACTATCTCCAAAAAAATGCTGAATAATGTGGTTGGAGTATTGCCGGGGAAAAGCAAACCAGATGAATATGTTATCTTTTCGGGGCATTATGATCACCTTGGTATAGGTTCCCCAGAAGAAGGAGCTCCTCATACAGTAACCGATTCTATTTATAACGGTGCGAATGATGATGCTGCAGGAAGTACCGCAGTTATTATGCTTGCCAATTATTTCAAAAAACAGAATAACAACGAACGAACCATCATTTTTACAACATTTGTAGCTGAAGAATTGGGAGGTTTTGGATCTAAATATTTCTCGAAACAACTTAATGCCGATAAGGTGATTGCTATGTTTAATTTAGAGATGATTGGAACTGAGTCTAAATGGGGAAAGAATTCTGCTTATATTACTGGGTTTGAAAAATCGAATATGGGAGAAATTTTGCAAAAGAATTTGGCAGGTACAGCTTTTAAATTTTATCCAGATCCGTATCCGCAGGAGCAATTGTTTTATCGCTCAGACAATGCAACTTTGGCCAAATTGGGAGTTCCTGCACATACCATTTCGACTTCAAAAATGGATAGCGAGCCGAATTATCACACTGCCGATGATGAAATTGAAACATTGGACATCGCTAATATGACCGAAATAATTAAGGCTATTGCCCTAAGTTCATCATCAATTATTAGTGGAAAAGATACTCCAACAAGAGTTGACAGTTCTCAGTTGAAATAATTATATATCAGTTATAAAATTAGAAAAGCCCCGAATTTATTAGATTCGGGGCTTTACCTTTTAACCGAAATTCCTAAATAGGAATTAATTTCACGAAGATACTCAAAGGAGACACAAAGATTCGCAAAGGAAAAAGGATCCTTGAGATTAAGCATAAATAACTTTGCGAAACTTTGTGAATTCTTCGCGTTTCTCTGCGAAATAATATCTAATGCTTATTCTGTGTTTAAAATATAATCTTTATATTATTCGTTTGATAAAACGATTGTCTTTCCTGGTAAAACGGAATAGGTTTTTCCATCTTTCTTAAAAAAGACTGACAATGAACTTGGATTCATTACAATGCTTTTGTTTACAGAAATTTTCAAATTGTTGAAAGCATTGATGTAATCGACAATGTCAATTTGTTTTGCGTAATAAATGCTTGGATTGTTGGAAATCATTTTGAAGAATTTCTCAGTTTCGTTCCATTTATTTTCATCATTTCCAATTTCATAACTGTGTCCCCAAACATCCATTAATGCTAAATTTTTGGATTGAAGAAATTCATTTATGGTTTGATAAAAATGTTCCAATTCTCTTTTGTCATTTTCAGGATTATTGGGTTCCGTGTATGCTTTTCCAAATTGGTGCATAGTCGGTCGCCATTGAAGGAAATCTTCTGGGATATTAAAATCATAAGAGTCGTAAACCGTTCTTGCATATTCAATTCCCAATCCTTTGATTGTCTCAATTAAAAAGTTATTATAGTTCCCAAAGGGATATGCCATTCCTCTAACGGGATAATTGACTAATCGTTCTAATTCTTTTCTGTCCTCGGCAATTTCATAAACGATATCAATTTTGGATAAGGCAGTTAAATTTGGATGATTAGCCGAATGAACCGAAACTTCGTGACCAGTAAAAAGCTCTTTTATCTCAGCTTTGTTGAGGTAATTAGTAAGTCCCAGTTTATTTGAATTGAGATGAAATGTCCCTATTAATCCATATTTGTTCATTAGTTTGACCAATCTTCTGTCTTCAGAGCGTCCATCATCGTAGCTCAAAATTAGTGCTTTGGATTTTCCTTCCGGAAAAAGCATTTCTATTGGAATACCGATTTTGGTAATTTCAGGATTGACTTGAGCGTGTGCTGAGTTAAAGAAGACAATTAGAATAATGGATAATAAGGATATTTTCATTTGTATTACTTATTTAGATTTACCCACCAAGTAGGCCTTTGAGAATGGTTAGTATCGAATAATTCGCCTATTTTGGGTAAACAATAGTTGCGGTTTTTGCTAGTTGCTTCTTGAGTAAAACGTTCTACCGGTTCTGTCCAAGTGTGTTGAGCCAAGGCAAAACCTGCCCAATGCACCGGCATCATATTTTTTACATTAGCGTCTATTGAGGCTTGTATACTTTCCTCAGGATACATATGAATTCGGTGCCAATTTTCATTGTATTGGCCACATTCCATAAAAGCAAAATCAAATGGACCTAAGCGTGTGCCTATTTCTTTGAAATGTTCACCATAACCGCTATCACCGCTGAACCAAATGTTTTCATTAGCAGTTTTTAATGCCCAGCCACCCCAAAGTGATTTGGCTCTGTCGGCTAATCCTCTGCCCGAAAAATGTCGGGTAGGAGTGAAGGTGATTTGGATTCCTCCGAATGGATTTTCGTCCCACCAATCGAATTCGGTGATTGTATCTTCGTGAATTCCCCAAGAAACCAAATGTCTTTTGACTCCCAATGCTACATAAAATTGTTTGGTTTTGCTTTTGAGCTTTTGAATACTGTCATAATCCAAATGATCATAATGGTCGTGGGAGAGTAATACTAAATCTATTTTTGGAAATTCATCTATGAGGTCTAATGTATTTTGACTAAATCTTTGAACTGCAAAAGGGGCAATAGGTGCAGCATTTGACCCCAACATAGGGTCGATTAGAATTGTTTTATTGTCCAATCGCATCAGTATTGCCGAATGACCGTACCAAATGCTTTGCATAGATTGATGAGGTTGAATAAAAAGTTCTTTATCGAATGGAATAATAGATAAGGGTTTCTGAGGTTCTCTAGCTTCTTTTTTACAAAATTGTTTGTATAACAACTTTGGTAAGGTCTGAATGCTGATATTCATTTTGGTTACTTCTAAATTCTCGAAGATTTTTCCATTCCAATACTTTGATTTTGAATATTTTTCAATGTCCGATTTTTTCGCTTTTGCACCAAATTGCTTTCTCATTTTATCTAAATTGACTCATTATTATTCGATCGATTTTATTTTTTATAAATCATTGTAGGTGCAGATTGGGCTTTAGAGTATATTGTTACATCGGCAATGGTTACTCTATCTGGAGCGTTGACGGCATAAGAAATAAAATCGGCTATATCTTCCGCTAATAATGGGTCGTAGCCTTCATAAACTTTTTGTGCTTTTTCTTTATCTCCTTTAAATCGAACTTCCGAAAATTCTGTCGCAACTGCGCCCGGCGCGATATTGGTTATTTTGATTCCGTGTTCGGTTAAGTCAAGCCTCATCCCTTCGCTTATAGCTTCCACTGCTTTTTTTGAAGCACAATAAACGGCACCGTTTGCATAGGTTTGTTTTCCAGCAATCGAACTTAAATTTATGATATGCCCTTTTTTTCTTTCCAACATTTGCGGAATTATGGCTCTTGAAACATATAATAATCCTTTCACGTTTCCGTCTATCATCGCATCCCAATCGTCAATCTCCCCATTCTGAATTGAGGAAAGTCCGTGGGCATTACCAGCACTATTTACCAGTACGTCAATATTTTTCCATTCGGCAGGCAAGGAATTAATTTGAAGTTCTACTTCTTTTCTGTCGCGAACATCAAATATCAAGCTGTGAATTTTCACATTCGTGGATAGTACATTTTTTAATTCTTTCAGTTTCTCTGAACGTCGTCCGCACACTATTAAGCTATATCCATCTTGGGCTAATTTAATCGCAGTGGCTTTTCCTATTCCTGAAGTTGCACCTGTTATTAAAGCAATTTTCGTCATTTTTTCTGTTTTATATTTTCTGTAAAAAGTGTGGACTTCTAGTAAAGCCCTTTTTTACATTTTGTTTTTGAATCCTAGTTCTTTAAAAGAACATCAAATATACGATTCCTTCATGTTTCAGCTATACACCCTAGCGTTCTGGCACTACAGCGGTTTTGGGACTCAATTAAGCCCTATTTTCGGATTTGCCAAATCTTCCAAATACAAGACCATTTTAAAATTAAGCCAAATCCCCAAATTGCTTGTAGCGTGTGTTGGCAGT carries:
- a CDS encoding arginase, translating into MQKVIKIIKNRSDIGAGTRGSDMGIDAIEIAAINKNSDYFNEYEFEDVKTHNESIYDKYRSSVAKRIEHVVEQCTRVNKTVKKSLTNNCFPIVLSGDHSSALGTISGIKAAYPEQTVGVIWIDAHADLHSPYTTPSGNIHGMPLAAVLGDDNLDCQVNDVAKDTQEHWDEMKNIGIDGPKVLAENLIYFGVRDTEEAEDKQIEKLHIRNYKVDEVRYRGLEICVGEALAKLAHCDVLYISFDVDSMDCDLISFGTGTPVSRGFDQYEIIDIINKIIESKKVVCIEVVEVNPLLDTKGNKMAETAFQVLEAITATLVLPIE
- the cobA gene encoding uroporphyrinogen-III C-methyltransferase, which gives rise to MIQINKPKLTIVGAGPGDVELITLKAIKALEEADVVLYDALVNEELLQYAKHAEIIFVGKRFGCHAYSQDQINDLIVSMAKKYGHVVRLKGGDPFVFGRGSEEIDFALQFGIETAIVPGISSALGVPASNGISLTQRKVAESFWVITGTTSDHKLSKDVALASQSSATVVILMGMNKLNEIVALYQNNRTDDLPVAIIQNGTQKSQKKVIGTISTIEGLVKKNEIASPAIIVIGEVVKNASALTSYVKAEMLSDAFLEEEFILQNLNVFE
- a CDS encoding MoaD/ThiS family protein is translated as MIVIKYFGALVERTRCRGEKIDFSDLPLSKLLIELEMKYQLGQFPFSVAVNQKIIDKVNNQILKNNDIVALLPPFVGT
- a CDS encoding M20/M25/M40 family metallo-hydrolase — encoded protein: MRKIIVSGFVLSLCISAHGQSIDKIITSSEVTRIEKVLAADDMQGRRTFTPGIDKASAFIESEFKKAGLQTFMGAANFRQEFAMTESKAIASKIIIDGKEIDNSKAVTFSYQPQVSLTEKSDITVVRINKGDNLGQKFNEYYNGTKSYLVLVDASFDKVLPNIQHIDRIKANPENNTVLFVFGVPEATTFSIELSNTISKKMLNNVVGVLPGKSKPDEYVIFSGHYDHLGIGSPEEGAPHTVTDSIYNGANDDAAGSTAVIMLANYFKKQNNNERTIIFTTFVAEELGGFGSKYFSKQLNADKVIAMFNLEMIGTESKWGKNSAYITGFEKSNMGEILQKNLAGTAFKFYPDPYPQEQLFYRSDNATLAKLGVPAHTISTSKMDSEPNYHTADDEIETLDIANMTEIIKAIALSSSSIISGKDTPTRVDSSQLK
- a CDS encoding polysaccharide deacetylase family protein, with protein sequence MKISLLSIILIVFFNSAHAQVNPEITKIGIPIEMLFPEGKSKALILSYDDGRSEDRRLVKLMNKYGLIGTFHLNSNKLGLTNYLNKAEIKELFTGHEVSVHSANHPNLTALSKIDIVYEIAEDRKELERLVNYPVRGMAYPFGNYNNFLIETIKGLGIEYARTVYDSYDFNIPEDFLQWRPTMHQFGKAYTEPNNPENDKRELEHFYQTINEFLQSKNLALMDVWGHSYEIGNDENKWNETEKFFKMISNNPSIYYAKQIDIVDYINAFNNLKISVNKSIVMNPSSLSVFFKKDGKTYSVLPGKTIVLSNE
- a CDS encoding MBL fold metallo-hydrolase — translated: MRKQFGAKAKKSDIEKYSKSKYWNGKIFENLEVTKMNISIQTLPKLLYKQFCKKEAREPQKPLSIIPFDKELFIQPHQSMQSIWYGHSAILMRLDNKTILIDPMLGSNAAPIAPFAVQRFSQNTLDLIDEFPKIDLVLLSHDHYDHLDYDSIQKLKSKTKQFYVALGVKRHLVSWGIHEDTITEFDWWDENPFGGIQITFTPTRHFSGRGLADRAKSLWGGWALKTANENIWFSGDSGYGEHFKEIGTRLGPFDFAFMECGQYNENWHRIHMYPEESIQASIDANVKNMMPVHWAGFALAQHTWTEPVERFTQEATSKNRNYCLPKIGELFDTNHSQRPTWWVNLNK
- a CDS encoding SDR family NAD(P)-dependent oxidoreductase, encoding MTKIALITGATSGIGKATAIKLAQDGYSLIVCGRRSEKLKELKNVLSTNVKIHSLIFDVRDRKEVELQINSLPAEWKNIDVLVNSAGNAHGLSSIQNGEIDDWDAMIDGNVKGLLYVSRAIIPQMLERKKGHIINLSSIAGKQTYANGAVYCASKKAVEAISEGMRLDLTEHGIKITNIAPGAVATEFSEVRFKGDKEKAQKVYEGYDPLLAEDIADFISYAVNAPDRVTIADVTIYSKAQSAPTMIYKK